TCGACCGCACAACCGTTCGGAGTTTGACCGGCATCTTGTAACGTGACGACGGGCGTCTTGCCGCCGTGTTCGTATTCACTGATCTGCGAGGCGCCGCCATCGACGATCCAGACGTCGCCCTTTGCGTCGACGCACTCGCCGGTCGGACTGGTAAAGCCCGTGAGACGATCGATCAATTTGCCTTTGGGATAGGAGTACACGAACACCGAAGCCGCGGCGTTGTTGGAAACGTAGAGCAAGTCGCCTTTTCGTAGGTCGGGATTGGCGGCCGCGGATCCGGCTGCCGGTGCGGCAGCAGGCATCATCGTGGACGACCCGGAGGACGAACAGGACGCCAGCAGACTTCCTAGAGTTGTGAGGCTCGCGAGCCAGGCGGTCGAGCGAATCTGTGGTAGCAAGCAAGATCTCCGTTCAAAGCAGCACGTTATCGCAAAACGATTGGTACAATTTAGGCAAGCCTAATTAATTGAAATGAAAGAAGTCTGAAGATTGCGAACGTTCATACTATGAACACGGTCCTCGTTACCGGCGGTACCGGATTTGTGGGCGGCCATGCGATTCTGCACTTGCTTCGCAACGGCTACGCGGTTCGAACCACCGTGCGCGACGTCACACGCGCTGCCCCGGTACGCGAGATGGTCGCCGCCGAAGGCGTCGCCGCGGGCGAGCATTTATCGTTCGTCGTTGCCGATCTGGAAAGCGACGACGGCTGGCAGGAAGCGGTCGAAGGATGCGAGTTCGTCCTGCACGTCGCGTCGCCGTTTCCGCTCCAGCACACCGGCCACGAAGACGACCTGATCCGGCCGGCACGCGACGGCACGTTGCGTGTACTGCGTGCGGCGCACGCTGCCGGCGTCAAGCGTGTGGTCTATGTATCGTCGTTCGGTGCGATCGGCTACGGGCACGCCGGCGACGGACCATTTTTGGAAGAGTGCTGGACGAACGTCGATGCAGCCGACGTGCAGCCGTACGTTAAATCGAAAACGTTGGCCGAACGCGCGGCCTGGGGGTTCGTCGAAGGCGAAGGCCGCGGACTCGAATTAGTATCGGTCAACCCGGCCGGGATTTTCGGGCCCGCACTACGCACCGGCACGTCGAGCTCCATCGGTATCATTAAATCGATGCTCGACGGCTATATGCCGGTCGCCCCGCCGATCTATTTCGGCGTGGTCGACGTGCGCGACGTCGCAGATCTATTGCTGCGTGCTGCGACGACGCCGCAAGCGGCCGGCGAGCGATTCATAGCGGTGGCGGGCGAACCACTGTCGCTTCTGGATGTCGCCAAAGCGCTGCATCACGGCTTAGGCGAGCGCGCCGTGAAAGCACCGCACACCGAGTTGACCGAAGCCGATGCGCGGCACATCGCTACCGAGAATCCGCAGGCAGCAGGATGGTTGCCGCAACTGGGCATCGTCCGGCGGACGAATTCAGAAAAAGCGCGCACCGTACTCGGTTGGAATCCGCGACCAGCCGACGACGCGATCGTCGCGAGCGGCGAAAGTCTGCTGCGCTAAGAAGCGGTGGCGGGCGTTGCGGCGACTGCCCGACAGCCGGCGCACAGACCGTGCAGGCTCAATAGCGTTTCGCGGACTTCGATCCCGTATTTTCCGGCAAGTTCGCGCACGCTCTGTTCGGGCGGCAAATACTCGATGTCGTCGACGCGCCCGCAGACGTCGCAGCGGAAATGCGCGTGCGCCGGAGCGACCGCTTCGTAAAACGCCCGGTCGGCGCCCGGGAGTATGATTTCGGACACCAGCCCGAGATCGCGCAACTTGGTGAGCGCGCGATACACCGTGGTGAATCCAAGGCCGGGTTTGCGTTGTGCGGCCAAATCGTGAATCTGTGCCATGGTGAGGTGTACGCCGGGGCCCTGACCGTGCACGATCTCGTGCACGAGCCGGTAGTTTTTCGCCATATGCGGGGTGTTGCTAAGCGCCTCCACGGTGCCCCGATTGTAGCACAGGGCGCCCTTGCCGAAAAGCGCGCTAGCGGGTGCGACGTAAGACGACGATGTCGTCGTGGTCCGAGACAACCGCATACAAGCCTTGCTGCCGGGCGCGCCGGACGACCGGCAAGTGAACTCCGTCCCACGCTGCCGACGCATAGTGCTGGTCATAGACGATGTACTCGGGCATGCTGCGCACGCCGATGCGCGCATTGGGATCGAATCCCAAGTGCGAAAACAGTTCGTCGTAGGTGCCGATGGTCGCGGTTGGCGGAAGGCTTTGCAGCATCGCAGTGGTTTCGGCATCGCGTGCGTTTGGCACGCGCACGAAATGACCGATGTGTAATGGGCTGAACGCGATCGACACGACGGTACAGAGTGCGGCGGCTGTCCAGGTCCAACGGCGACCGCCAGGTTGCGAGCGTTCGAACAGTCGCGCCCCGGCGATGACGAACGCCACCAGCACGTACGGCACCCAGACTGCGGCGTAATGCTGGCCCATGGTGTAGGTGAGCGGCTCGCGCGAAGCCAGCACTTCGGCAAAGCCGGGTAACGCAAGCACTAGCGTGCGCGAGCGCAACGGTACGAAGGCCAGCGGCACGAACGCTTCGAGCAAATACGTGATGCGGCCGAAGATCTGCGTTTGCCACGGCAACGCTTTCGCATAGCCGGCCCATTCGTAGAAGTGTTGCGGTACCCAACCCCCCGGTGCGCCCGCCAACGCTCGAATGGCGGTGA
This genomic window from Candidatus Tumulicola sp. contains:
- a CDS encoding NAD-dependent epimerase/dehydratase family protein — translated: MNTVLVTGGTGFVGGHAILHLLRNGYAVRTTVRDVTRAAPVREMVAAEGVAAGEHLSFVVADLESDDGWQEAVEGCEFVLHVASPFPLQHTGHEDDLIRPARDGTLRVLRAAHAAGVKRVVYVSSFGAIGYGHAGDGPFLEECWTNVDAADVQPYVKSKTLAERAAWGFVEGEGRGLELVSVNPAGIFGPALRTGTSSSIGIIKSMLDGYMPVAPPIYFGVVDVRDVADLLLRAATTPQAAGERFIAVAGEPLSLLDVAKALHHGLGERAVKAPHTELTEADARHIATENPQAAGWLPQLGIVRRTNSEKARTVLGWNPRPADDAIVASGESLLR
- a CDS encoding Fur family transcriptional regulator, with amino-acid sequence MAKNYRLVHEIVHGQGPGVHLTMAQIHDLAAQRKPGLGFTTVYRALTKLRDLGLVSEIILPGADRAFYEAVAPAHAHFRCDVCGRVDDIEYLPPEQSVRELAGKYGIEVRETLLSLHGLCAGCRAVAATPATAS
- a CDS encoding DUF2079 domain-containing protein: MHGLTPRRAVAAATLAYAIVFFVLGAARYATFHSGADLGLFVQTIATAFHGFHNTVEGTSHFAYHFSPILYVLAPPLWLAHSPLVLVAAQAIATALVAPPLFAIARRRTSDWSAAALACVALLYPPLQGVTFTDFHEVAFVPAAIAALLWAIDARRFGWAALFAAVALASKEDQSTALAFVGLVGAVYFAQRKERSATVFSIALFAASIVVFATYFTAIRALAGAPGGWVPQHFYEWAGYAKALPWQTQIFGRITYLLEAFVPLAFVPLRSRTLVLALPGFAEVLASREPLTYTMGQHYAAVWVPYVLVAFVIAGARLFERSQPGGRRWTWTAAALCTVVSIAFSPLHIGHFVRVPNARDAETTAMLQSLPPTATIGTYDELFSHLGFDPNARIGVRSMPEYIVYDQHYASAAWDGVHLPVVRRARQQGLYAVVSDHDDIVVLRRTR